Proteins found in one Cheilinus undulatus linkage group 9, ASM1832078v1, whole genome shotgun sequence genomic segment:
- the snapc5 gene encoding snRNA-activating protein complex subunit 5 isoform X2 — translation MANKCGSLFSYRPNLTHSTTFHQQLTVTRCRQSLTAAALVKMHSRLQELKKEEETLLKIKVMLQDQLNRLKFEEGALKSIINAQTEEGASPHLSPEMEVHINLDDESEINRTKLLLNAAADYDMEEEEEEEDEEEEDEEDDEEDDNELEFVPEEDAEDDY, via the exons ATGGCAAACAaatgtggttctttgttctCTTACCGTCCTAACTTGACCCACTCAACGACGTTTCACCAACAACTAACCGTCACAAGATGCCGCCAAA GTCTGACTGCAGCAGCGCTAGTAAAGATGCACAGCCGTCTGCAAGAGTTGAAGAAGGAAGAGGAAACTCTCCTGAAAATCAAAGTCATGCTACAAGACCAGCTTAACAGGTTAAAG TTTGAAGAAGGTGCCTTGAAATCCATCATCAATGCTCAAACAGAAGAAGGGGCCTCTCCACACCTGTCCCCAGAAATGGAG GTCCACATAAACCTTGATGATGAGAGCGAGATCAATCGAACCAAACTACTACTGAATGCTGCTGCAGATTATGAcatggaagaggaggaggaagaagaagatgaggaggaggaagacgaagaggatgatgaagaagatGACAATGAGCTGGAGTTTGTGCCTGAGGAGGATGCAGAGGATGATTACTGA
- the snapc5 gene encoding snRNA-activating protein complex subunit 5 isoform X1 produces the protein MHSRLQELKKEEETLLKIKVMLQDQLNRLKFEEGALKSIINAQTEEGASPHLSPEMEVHINLDDESEINRTKLLLNAAADYDMEEEEEEEDEEEEDEEDDEEDDNELEFVPEEDAEDDY, from the exons ATGCACAGCCGTCTGCAAGAGTTGAAGAAGGAAGAGGAAACTCTCCTGAAAATCAAAGTCATGCTACAAGACCAGCTTAACAGGTTAAAG TTTGAAGAAGGTGCCTTGAAATCCATCATCAATGCTCAAACAGAAGAAGGGGCCTCTCCACACCTGTCCCCAGAAATGGAG GTCCACATAAACCTTGATGATGAGAGCGAGATCAATCGAACCAAACTACTACTGAATGCTGCTGCAGATTATGAcatggaagaggaggaggaagaagaagatgaggaggaggaagacgaagaggatgatgaagaagatGACAATGAGCTGGAGTTTGTGCCTGAGGAGGATGCAGAGGATGATTACTGA